Genomic segment of Acidobacteriota bacterium:
CTACCGCCAGTTTCAGGTCGTGAAGGCCAAAGGGGGTGGGTTCGGTGACGAGTATGGCGTAATCTGCGCCGGAGAGCGTCTCTATCACCGGACAGGCGGTGCCTGGTGGAGCATCGAGTATTGCCAGTTTATCGCCCGTTATCTTTTTCTTGAGAGCGGAGATCACCGGGGTTGCCATCGCTTCCCCCACATTAAGCTCCCCTTGGTAGAAGGTTATTTTATCTCGCCTGCCCTTTTTTATCTTTCCTATCGGGCGTTTATCCTCAGTTAACGCCTTTTCCGGACAGCCAAGGATACAAAGTGAGCAGCCATGGCAGAGCTCTGGGAAGAGAAGGAACTTATTGGGGAAGACGGCGATGGCGTTGTAGTTGCAGAGCTTGGCACAGATACCACAGTGGGTGCATTTGGTTTCATCTACCTTGGGAATGGGAAGGTTTACCTCTTCCTCTCCTTTCCACTCGGGGGAGAGGAATAAAGCGGCGTTCGGCTCTTCGACATCGCAGTCGAAGAACTCACTCTCCTCGTCAAGGGAGAGGGCAAGAGAGGTAGCGATGAGCGTCTTCCCCGTTCCCCCCTTACCGCTTGCGATTACGATGTTCATCTTTCATTTCCCTCCATGAGGGCAGAAAAACTCCTCTCTTCTTCTGAAGTTTGCTATGTTTTTCTGCTTTAACCTCCTCGGGTCATTGGGACGCCGCAGGTGGGACATCTTATCTGGTTGCAGGGGACCCCTCGCTGGTGAGGAAGGGTGATTCCACATTTAGGGCAAACGCAGAAGCCACCTCCCCCTCTTGCTCCACCGCCCATTCTTCCCCTTCCTCCGCCGGGGAATCCGCCTCTTCCCGCTCCAGCTCCTCTTCCCCTTCCCTTAGGGGGTCCTGTTCCATCTCCTCGTGGCATTTTTCTCCTCCTTTATTAAGTTGAAGGGATCGTTCCCTCTTGTTGATCGCTTTTACGAAAATTTTATTTTAGCTCGCAGGTCCCGGAGGAGCAGGGAGGGGTCTCGCATCGTTCTTCCCTGCCACAGCAGGTTCTGCCGGGCATCCTTCTCTCTCCGCCCCTCCCGATGGTCGGGGCGGAGAGCACCCTTTCCAGAGCCTCCCCACCGCAGAAACGGCAGCGAAGGTCTTGTTTTTCCTCCGAGACGCCGATGAGGAACTCATTTATCTTGCCGCAGTTACGACAACGATATTCGTAGATAGGCATTTCCTTATCACCCCTTCTTCGCCACCACCATCCCCCCGAGGGGACAGCCGATATCGTTCGCTATCACCGGGCACTTAACCATAAGGAGAAAGAAGACATTATCCCGCTTTACCTCGGATAGGGTTTCGTAGTTACCCTGTCCTTTGGCGATTACGATATCGACGGTGTCAAAGAGATCCCTGAACTCGACTGAGCAGTCATCAAGAATGGTGCCCGGGGCATCGGAGCCGTTTTCCACTATCTCCGCCACCTCGGATATTCCCGCTACCTCGGCATCCTTTTTAGTAGCATCGTTTATTATCGGTGCTCCTCGTACCCCGTAATAGACCTTTTTCCCCGCCGGGAACTGGGAGATAAAAAGTTTGTCGAGGAATGTTTCGCCGGCATTATCCCCGAGGTAGAGGATGGTATTCGCCCTCTCTATCGCTTTTTTGAGCTCCTTGCTCTCGTCCCGAACAAATGGTTTTTCTCCTGCCTCTTTGAGCTCCTTTTCGAAGTCGATCTTCCGCTCCGTTCCAAAATCGATGGCGTTTCCTGCGATGGCAAAGCGGAGGGCGGTGTTGAAGGGATCATCTCCTTCTTCTATTTCCAGTTTAATCCTCGGAAGAAGATGGGCGATCCTTTCGTTTATCAGCCTCTTTTTCCCCTCATAGGGATCGTATATCCCGCTCACCCTTTTTATCGTCCGGTAGACCTCCCTTCCTAAGTAGGGTGGAGGATAGTGGTAAGGGGTTCGGGAGAGGGTGGTGAGGACCTCCCGGAGCACCTGTTCCTCCTTCGATGTGGTAAGTCCCACCATCCGTGAGAGCCGGATCGCTTGCTTTGCCAAGCAGGGGATGCAGTCGGAATAGGTCTTCATCGTTAGGCTATCTCGTAGAACTCCTTCCCCGAAGGGGTTGTTCGTCTCTTTATCCTTCCCTCCCGTTCGAGCACCTCGATATATTTTACCACCTCGTTGAGATGGATACCTAAGGAATAGGACATCTCGATGATCCCACAGGGTCTTCTAGTTAAAAGCTCTATTATCGCCTCCTCTATATCCTCGTGGTAGGCGATGTTTTCCTTCCGCGAGAATTCAGGGATGAGCTCTATGGGAAGGGAGGTTTCCTGTTCCAGTTTTCTCTTTATCTCGGAGAGCCGTTCCTCAGAAAGGGGCTTTGCCTCCTCCTCACAGGGTGGGCGGACCACGGTGTTTAACTGAACCTTGGTCAGCTTCATCCCCTTTATCGCCTTGGTTAATGCCTCTATTTCGGTATCATCGTCGTTTATTCCGGAGACGAGCATTATCTCGAGATAGAGCTCTCCGGTAAACTCCTCGCTGAATTTCCTTAAGCCTTCGATGATCTTAGCGAGATCGAGAGCAGGGTGAGGTCTATTTATCTTGCGAAATGCCTTTTCGCTTGCTGCATCGAGGGATGGTTTCACCAAATCGGCTTTCATAAGGTCGCGTCGCACATCAGGACGATAAAGGAGAGAGCCATTGGTCAAAACCGCCACCTTGATGTCGGTCATCTCCTTTGTCCCGGCGATCAGCCTCCCGATATCGGAGTTAAGGGTCGGCTCCCCGGAACCGGAGAAGGTGATGTAGTCGATCCGCTCGTTTTTTGCTATCGCTTCCTTTACCTCGGAGAGTATCTTGTCAACCGGGAAGAAAGAGGCTCGTTCTATCCGCTGATCGGTCGTTTCTTTAAGCTGACAGTAAATACAATTGTAACTACAGGTCTTATAAGGGATGATGTCCACTCCGAGGGAGAGCCCCAGCCTCCGCGAGGGAACAGGTCCAAATACATTCTTTCCCATATCACCTTCTCCTTTGGGAAAGGAGGGCAAGCCTTCTCTTAATCCCTTCCAGTCTCATCCGGATCTCATTGAGTTCCCATGAAAGCTCGTAGGTCTCGCCTTTCCCCTCCCGATAAGAGATAGGAGGAGCGGTCCTCTTTTTGGCTTCGCGAGCCTCTATCGCTCCAGTAGGACAGTGGGCGAGACAGAGGAGACAACCTTGACAGAGCGAAGGGTCGACCTCCGCCTTCCCCTCCTTTAGCTTGATCGCCCTCGCCGGGCAGACCCGAAGACAGTTGCCGCAGCCTACACACTTCGTCTTATCTACCGAGGGGAGCATTCTACTTTCTCCCCTTGGTCAACTCGTCGATCCTTTTGGTAATGAAGTTGAGCTGTTCCCTGAGGATGTCGAGCTGTTCCCTTAACGCCCTTAACTCCTCCTCGGGGCTTAATCCTTGAGGTGGAGGTGGAGGAAACGGTTGATTCATTCCTATACCTCGCCCCATACCTCTTCCCATTCCCATTCCGCGCCCCATACCGAACCCGCCACCGCCCATACCGAAGTGGCCCGCCACATTGGGATTGGCGGTAGGGGAAAGCTCTCCTCGGCGGAACCTTTCCACCACCTGACGCACGGTTCCCGAAGCGCCTATTATTACCTTTATGCCTGCAGCCTCCAGGGTCCTGAAGGCGTTGGGACCGCAGTTACCAGTGATCAAGATAGTCGCTCCCTTTTCCGCGATGAGCTGTGCCGATTGGATGCCGGCACCGCCTCCTGCGGAAATATTCGGATTTTCCATCGCCTCGAACTCCAGGGTCTCTGGGTCTACGATGATGAAATAGGCTGCCCGCCCGAACCTCGGGTCGAGCGGAGCATCAAGGGAGGGACCGCTTGCTGTTATCGCTATCCGCATAATTCACCTCGCTTTTGGTTGATAAAGGGGGGATGGCGGGGGGATTTCCCCCCGCCGTACCGGAACCTACTTCCCCCCTTCCCGCGATAGCTCCTCCATCCTCTTTTCCACTGCCTCCATCTCCCGCTTGAGGAACTCAGCCTGCTCCTTCAATAGTTCGAGCTCATCCTCGGAGCTCATCGGAGGATAGTAGGGAGCTGCTGGATAGGAAGGGGGATAGGGATACCTCGGATAAAACCAACCCGCCCGAGCCCAACCGGGAAGGCCAGTGAGATAATACCACCAGCGATGACCACGCCCCCTTCCCCAGCCGAAAAAGCCACGACCAAAGCCGGGAACCGGATTCATATAACCGGGATAGGGATAACCGGCACAATAGCCGGCAGCCCGTCCGGTCATAGGACCAAGCCCCCAAGGTCCAGTTCCATCTCCAAACGGCATTGCACACCTCCTTAAGTTTTCCTCGTCTTCAAGGTTTTAACTACGACGGCTCACCACCAGGGGAGCCACCAACACCATCTTCCCCTTCCTCTCCCCCTTCCTCGACCGGGAAAGAAACCGGGCGGAGGATAAAGGGGAGGAGGAATCATCCTCCTCCCGTAATAGGGGTAAGGAAGAGGAGGATAAGGGAGATAGAAACGGAAAAACCAAGGCATCGACCCTCACCTCCCTTTTTCTACAATGCTGTTAATGATGATGGTGATGCCCCTCTTCATCGTCCGTCTCTACAGCCAGAAGCACCCTTTAGCCCTCCTTTGAGATAGAGCGATATGGCATCAACTGCTCTTCCCGAGGCACCAGTAACCGGTTCAATGCCGAGCGAAAGGAAGATATCGATCGCTCTTCCTCCCATACCGCCCGCTATGATCACCTCTGCCCCTTGTTCCTTTATAAACTGAGGAACCACTCCCGGGGCATGAGCGTGATAGAAGGGGTTTCTGATTATACTGCTTTTCGCTATATCTTCTCCCTCAACCTCAGCCAAAAGATAATAAGGACAGCGACCAAAATGGAGGGAAACAGGGCTCTCTAACCCTTCATCTGAGGAGATCGCTACCGCTATTTTCTTCATCCCTTTTCCTCCTTTAGTTCCTTCAGGATGTTGTCCACCACCTCCCGGAGCTTCTCCGCTGCCTTGCCCTTCTTTTTCGAGGCAAGAAACGGCTTTCCCTCATCGCTTGCCTCAACCACCTCTGGTTCTATCGGTATCCGACCGAGGAAGGGGATTCCGAGCTCAGAAGCAGCCTTCTCTCCACCACCGGTCTTGAATAGGTTTATCTCCTTTCCGCAATGAGGGCAGGTGAGCCCGCTCATATTCTCGATGATACCGATGACCGGCACCTTGAGCGTCTGAGAGAAACGAACCGCCTTCCTCGAATCGAGCAACGCCACCTCCTGCGGGGTGGTGACCACGATCGTTCCCGAGGCTTCGGGGATCAACTGGCAGATGGTTAGCGGTTCATCGCCGGTGCCCGGGGGAGAATCGATTACCAGAAAATCGAGCTCACCCCAGTTGATGTCGGCGAGGAACTGACGAATGGCGTTGTACTTCAAAGGACCACGCCAGATAACCGGGGTATCCGGGTTATCGATGAGCACCCCCATCGTTACCACCTCGATCCCCTCAACCTCTATCGGGTCTATCCCACCCATTGGGCTACCGAGGAGCTTTCGCCCTTCGATGCCGAGCATCTTGGCGATCGAGGGACCATGGATGTCTATATCGAGAAGTCCCACCTTATAACCCCGGGAGGAAAGATCGTAAGCCAAGTTGACCGCTACCGTGCTTTTTCCCACCCCTCCTTTACCGCTTATCACAATCAGTTTATGTCTTATTCGGCTCATATTCTCCTTGAGCGCTTCGTCCTTGGCGATGGGGCGTCCTTTTTCCCTTTCTTCGTTCATCGTTTCTCCTTTAGTCGTAGCTCTCCCTTATCTCCTTTTTCGGAAGGAGCGGTTTCATCATCTCTTCCCAGCCGAATTTTTCCCAATAGTTAAATTTCTGATGAATACGATAATATTTCTCGGGCACAGGGTGGGTGCCCACCACTACTGGAAGTCCGGATTTCTCCTCGATGAGTTTTATAAAATCCTCGAGATAAGGACAGGGCGGATAGCCCACCACGAATCCGGTGGCGAGGTGGATCGCTTCAGCACCCGCTTTTTTCATCGCTTCGGGAAGGTCCTCTATGTTCGCTCCAGGACAACCGCCACAGGTACCAAAGGCAACTATTTCCAGTTCCTCTCCTTCGTACCGGGAGAACCCTCCCACCCTTTCCCTCGCCGAGCGGAAGCACTTTGCTCCGGAACAGAGACGATATCGATCGCAGATGATTATTCCCACCTTAGCCATTTTCTCCTCCTTTCCCTTGAGGGAGGTCTTCTTCCTCCATCAATTTATCCCAGTGATAATGGGAGAAAAGGGCAGCTGCTGGGTTGTGGGCGAGGACGCGATCCTTGACGATCAGAGTGGTAACCGGAGCTTCAGAGTATTTGGTGAAAAGAACATCGTGCCCTACACAGAGCCCCACAATTATGTTCAGCTCCGTTTTCTCCCTCGCCAACACCTTCGCCTGCCCAATGGGATTACACATCGCTTCAGAACCGCCGGGGAGCTCCGGTAGCCCGAAGCGTTCTTTCTCTATCCCGCAGTTCTTACAGACCACCGAGTGGACCTCGAAGTAGCGGGATAGATAGCGGACAATACGCTCTGCCTCATCCGCGAGCCCAATGCAGAAAGCGACTCCCAGTCTCCTATAGCCCATCTCCTTTGCGAAGAAGGCGAGTTCCTTTATCCGGGGCCAAATGCGGTAACCGCTGACCTCGGTTTTTGCTGCTGCCCGCATCATCTTCGCCACTTCCGGATACTCGTATTCGGGGACTTCTACCCCAAAACAGTTCTTACCCTGTGCGCAATCCTTATCCCTACATAAGGCACAGTTAGCCAAGTAGCATCACCCCTTTCTCGTTAGATAGCCCTTCCTCCTTTAAAAACTCCTTGATGTTAGTTGCCTTCGTAAACTTCACCTCCACCCCGGCATCGGAGAAAACATAGGTTGGTCCCCCTCCGTGAAAAGCCTCTTTTAGCCGAACCTTATCCACTCCCTCCCCAACCAGCCACTCGCTTACCTTTATCCCTTTGCCCCGCTCAAGGTTGAGGTAGGGGTTTTCAATTATCCTTATTCCCTCTACTGAGAAGTCCTTCGTTTTCACCTCGATTAGGGCGAAAAGGGGGGCTTCCCCGTAATGCTCGGATATCGTTCCCCGCTTGTCGGCGAGAGGGATGGCGTAGATCAGCTTCTCCTTTCTCATCGGCTCAGGGTGGATGACGATGTGATCGACCAGGGGGATTTCCCGTTTTATCAGCGTTTCTATCTCCTCGGCTGCCCGATGCGCTTTGGAAAGCTCATCCGTACGCATAATTAGTTCTGCCTCGATGAATTTGTATCTCCCGGAACTCCTCCCGGAGAGAGCGCGGACCTCAGCGACCAGAGGATAGGAGGAGATCAACTCTTTTATCCTGTCCATTGTCTCGAAATCTATCGAGGCATCGAGAAGGACCCGCATCGAGCCTATAAATATCTCGAGTGCCGCCTTTCCTATGAAAAGGACCACAATGATGGCGGCGAATCGGTCGATATTTATACCAAAGAGATTGGTGATTAGACTTATCAGGATGGCGGTTGAGCTTAGAAAATCTGCCTTTATATGAGCGGAATCGGCAGCGATGGCTGGGGAACCGGTTTCCTCTGCCACCTTCCTTTGATAACGGGAGAAGAGAAACATAGCCCCCATAATGGCGATGAAGCCAGGCAGGGTTATATGAAGATGGCGCAGAAGTGCCACTTTATTACGGGAAAGAGCTCCCTTCAGGATCTCATAGCCAGCGGTGAAGATGAGGAATGAGGTAGCAAGGGCGATGAGGTTCTCCAATTTGTAAAGCCCATAAGGAAAGCTACGCGTCTTCCTCTTTGCCAACTTCAGCCCGATGAAGAGGGCGAAAGCGGAGATAACATCGGCGAAGGAGTGGATGGCATCGGCAAGAAGGGCAAGGCTTCCCGAAAGGATAGAAAGCCCCCCCTTGGCGCCTACCAGCGCCAGATTGAACGCGGTTGATAAAAGTGCTGCCCGTTCGCTTCGCTCCATTGCTACCATCCAATAGCGAGAAGGATCAAACCGATACCTATCCCTATTCCAAGGTTGAATAGTTTCACCATTGCGGCATCCCGTACCGTATAGGAGAGAAGGGGAAGTATACCGTGTCCATCCTGGACGATGGAGCTGGTGAGAAGGATGGAAAAGGGGATGAGCCCTTTAGCGTACATAGTGACGAATATGAGATGAGGTCCCGATTCCGGGATGATACCTACAAGGGCGGCGATGAAGAGCATATGAATGGTATGAGTTGAGAGATATCCTTGGATATTCCAGTGATTAAGACCAAGCTCGATTATGAGAAGGGCACCAAAGGTCCAAAGGAAGACCCGCCATAGATGCTTTCCCACGATGTGTTTCACTATATGTTCCCTTAGGTAGTGTCCTCCCGAGGCTTCATGGGGATGGAACTGCTGAAGGTCACACTCAGTACAGGGGATAAACCCGATCCTATCCGCAAGCTTATCGGCGATGAAGGCAAAGACTACTCCTAAGAGGAAGAGTATCCCGAAGAGAAGAAGCGCTTTCTTGGGGAACATAGCGAGCATCACAAATGCCTCGTCCCCTGAGGTGGCGATCATCACCCCCACCAAAGCGCCAAAGGAGATGAGGCCGTGTACATAGAGGGAGATGGTGGCAAAGGTTCCGAGACAGCCCGGTGTTGCCCCAAGCAGGGAGGAGATGAGATATTGACGCCATCTCCCCCCTTTGATCAATTGGGAGAGCTTTCCTTTGGTGATGACATTAAGCAGGTCAACCGCCACCATCATCCCGAAGACCAAACCGGTGATCTTAAGGGACTCAATGGTTACCTTGGTTATTACCCCACTCATTTACTTCCTCCATCCTCCTGATCTCTCAATGACCCCCTCCTTCTCCTATAAAGGTTTCTCCTCCCCCTTTCAAAGACGCTCCGTTGATACTCCTGGTAAACTCTGCACTGGGTACAGAGTTCAAACCTCTTGGCACAGAAGGAGCGGACTATCTCGAAGCAAGGGACGCCCCGGTTGAGATAAGCGGAACAGGAATTCCTTACCTCTGGAGGGCATCCCTTTATCTCATAGCAGGGATAGGAGGCGAGGAGCATCCTGAGCGCAGGAATGGATATCTTCTGCTGATGAATGATCTCCCTGAGACAACGGATCCACTTGAGGTCGTTGTTGGAATAATATCTTCGCCTCCCTCGCCTTGCGGGGAAGATAAGCCCCGCTGCCTCATAAAGCCTCAGGGTTTGCGGATGCACAGCGAGCAATCTCGCTGCTATCCCTATAGGGTATACCGCCTCCTCATCGCCCACTAATGCTGACATAACATTTTATACTAAACCTGACAATTATAATTGTCAAGTTTTATTGAAAAAAAGCGGCATTAAGGAGGATAATTTTCTTATTTTTCAAGGAGATAACCCCGTCTTGTCCGTGCCTTTAGCCCTCCTTTTTTTAATTCCACCTTCACCTCATGCCATCTTTTTAATCCCAGAGTCTCCTTGGGGTAATAGCCGATAAGGTACTGACTGCGTAATTCCTCACCGATCCGAGAGTAGACGCCAGCAAGGTCTCGGGCTAAGCGAGGGGAGTAATATCTTCCTCCAGTCTCGTCCGCCAGCCTTTCCATTACCCTTTCGGAGAGGAAATCAGGACGACCCAGGCGGATGGGGTAGATGACGACATCACTTATTCGCGCCAGATGGATAACCTCCTCCAAGGTATGGATACTTCCCGGTCCTCCTCCGAGGAATGCCTCATCCCTCCCATCGGAAAGAACGATGATCGCCTTTCTTTCGGTAAGGAAGCGGAGACGAGAGATGGCGTGATAGATGGCATCGTAGAGGGCGGTTCCGCCGTAGGCTTTTATTTTTCTTATCGCTTCTTTCACTTCTTCTTTGTCGTTGGTGATGTCAGTGAGCTCCTTTATCTCGGAGGCGAACTTGATGGCGAATAGCTGATCCTCATCCCGGATCGCTTCATCGATAAAGGAGCAAGCTGCTTTTTTCACCTCCTCCATAGCCTCGAGCATACTACTGCTTCCGTCGATGAGGATGGCGACGGTTATCGGACGAGAGGTCTTCTCGAAGAGGGCGATCTCCTGAGGTTTCCCATTGTCGTATACTATGAAGTCGTTCTTCTTTAGATCGATGATGTACCGGTTTTCCCTATCGGTTACCGAAACGGTGAGGAGTACCAGGTTGACCTCAGCGCGGTAGATCGTCTTCGGTAAGGGGAAGGGTTTCCTCTTTTTTTTCTTTTTCTCCTCCAGTTTAAAGGTGATGAGGGAAGAGGCGGTCTCCAATGGTGAGGGTTTGGGGGCAAGCGATAAGGAGTGGAGGGGTGCTTTTCGATCGAGGTCGTTTATTACTATATTTGCCGAGAATGACGGAGGGAGGGTTCCCTCAGGGGATATCTCTTTCCAAGGGATGGCGCATTCGTATATCCCTCCATTATCCTTTTGCTTGATTTCCACCTTTACTCCCTTTGGCTTTAGCCTGAAGAAGTTTCTTCCGCGCTCTTCTATCTTCTCCATAAGGGGTTTTCCTCCCCTCAACCCGAAGATGAAGAAGAACCTTTTATCCTCGAAGGTGGGAAGGGTGATCTCGAAGAGGAGAGAGTCCCCCTCCCAGAGGTTTCCTCCTTCTTTGACCCGGGGGAAATCATCATCGGTGAGCTTGAGGAGAAGAAGGAGAGCATCCTCGTTCCAACCTAAAAAGAGAAGGGCGGAGGTATCCTTCTCTCCCTTCCAACTCCCTCGCACTACTTGATTTGTTCCCCTTATTGGTAACGGGATGAAGCTTAGCCACTCGGAAGGTCTACCGTCGATCTTTGCTTTTAGATAGGGGCAGGGGAGGGTATGGTGGATCGGTGAAGGGAGGATGAGAGGGAGAAGGATTATAGCGGTCAATATTCCTGAGGATACCGGGCTTATGGTGGTTTTAACCCTTCCTTTGGTGATCTTTCCCCTTTTCTTCCTCATCTTCCCTTTTCCTTGACATTGAGATAACAATGGGATATAATAAAATTGTCAAAATGTAAAATTAAGTTCAAAATCGAGGAGTACTATTATGAGGGTGAAGAGAAGGGGTCGTTCTTCTGAGCGAGGAACCGCCCTTATGCTCGCCATCTTTGCCTTCTTCGTCATCTCAGTGCTTATCGGAATCGGGTTTTCCATTATTGGAGGATCGAGGGATATCATTAGACGACAACTCCATTATCGGGCGATGGCGGAGAATGTGGCAAGAGCTGGTTTGATCGAAGCCCATTCCTGGCTCAGGAGACAGACCACCCAACCGGTTACCAATTTCAACCCTCAACGAGACTTCTCCAATCCACTTGATATTATAAACGATACCGATGATCCTTCAATAGGGATTGTTCGTTCCTTCCAGATAGGTTCCGTAAACAACCTCTGGGGCCGGTATGAGGTAAGGAAGGCGAATGCTGCTACTCCCTATGCTTCGGTGAGTAAATATAATTGGTGGGATAAGAATGTCCTCAGCTTTTGCGAAGATATCTCCGATAAAAGGTTGGGAAGTACATTCGCTGGTACCGGTAATGTTTGGAGGATGGAGAGCGTAGGATATGTATATGTTTTAATCGATCCAAGTAAACCGTTTTACGAATCGCCGAACCGGATAGTTGCCTCGGTGATTATGGCGACCGAATTCCAGCGGTTGGGGTTGACATTAAGTGCCGGTGCCATCCATATGAGCTGTAATCAACATATTTCGGTGAGTAATAAGGGTAGGATCCAGGCAACGGGTGAGCCGGGGATCGTGTGGCACGGAAGCGCGGGTTGTAGCGGTAACCTTACTACATCTGGTGGTGGTACGGTATCGGGGTCTCCGCAACAGCAGTCGTCGACCATACCCCTCACCTTTACGCAGATTTTTGGAGTAAGTAAGGATCAGCTCAAAGCTATGGCTGATATCTATGTGACCAGTGTGAGCGATCTTCCCTCCGAGCTTCCTGATTTAGCCATCGTTTACATTGAAGGGAATGCCTCTTTCTCCCGTACCAACCGGCTCTATGGTGGAGGGATCCTCATAGTTGACGGTAATCTCACCCTGACCCAAAACTCCCTTTCTAAGTGGTCGGGAGTAGTGGTGGTTACCGGCAATTTGAATATTGGGGATACCGCTTATCTCAGTGGGACGGTAGTGGTGATGGGGAATAATACCCAGGTTCACGGTAGCGGGGAGGTGGCAGAGATCGATTACGACGGCGACATTCTGAGTGTGGTTCAGCAGAAGATCGGTCAGTACCGGATGACCCGGGCTCCCTATCGACTTCATACCCATGATACCTCTCGCTGGTTTATATATCCCAAGCAAAGGTAAACCTTAAATTATGAAGGAGGAGAGATGGAAAGGATGAAAAAGGAGAAGGGGATCACCTTGGCGGAGACCTTGGTGGCGATGGCCATCTTCTCCTTCATTATGCTCTCCACCGCGGTCTATATAAGTACCGCGTTTACTACCTCCCAGGACACGGAGGATCGGACCTTTGCTACCGAGAAGGCGCTCCAGATAATCAATGAGCTTCGGGCTTATGCTCAGCGAGGTGAGGAGGGAACGCAGGTGCTCGATAGTTTCGATGATGGTGTTCAGACCAACCCCATCCTCACTACCAAAGAGGGGGTTACTGACCCGGCGGATAGACAGAGTGGAAATGTCGATCTTGGAGGATACTGGAAGTTTAGAAGGAGGATCACGGTTCGTCGCATCCCTAACGCTCCGAACAACAAGGATATCCGTTATGTTACGGTGAGGATCTATCGAGCTACGGAGAACGATCCCACCCATCAGGTCCTCGCCGAGGTCAGTTCCGTGATTCAGACAGTAGCGGATAATTATCCTCCCTCTCAGGTGTTTGACATCTACCTCATCGCATTGAGTAATGTCCCTGGCTGGTGGGTGAAGATGGTGACCATCCAGCCATTGGTGGAGACGGCGATCGAGGAGCTCGAGATGAGGAACCCGGGACTTCAGTTTCGCACCCATTGGGTCACTGAGCTCGCCTACGGCCGGGACAAGGAGTATCTCCCCTATGTGAATGAGACCAACGATTCTCGAGCACCGATACCTTGGGTCTATTTCTATCCCGGGAGGATGCCCGATCCTAGTACCCACTCCAATATCGGTTCCACCCATTACTATGTTGCTGCTCGGTTTAAGGCGAGGGTGAATATCGACGGCACCATCGTTAACGATTACGACGGCAACCCCTCGTCTCCCACTTATAACCCCTACCCCTTTGCGGTTGCCGATCAGTATAACCACGCGATGCGTTATTATGACGAGCTCAATCTGTTCAATAATCGGGTTCAAGCGGGGACTGAGGACGAAAGGACGCCTACCCTTCGTCTTCTTCTCGATGAGATGAATGAGAACCCAGCTAAGTTCGCCAACGCCCTGTTCGTCAATCTTCATGGTGAGCTCCTTCCCGCTCCTCCAGTGAGGAATTATTCCGATCCCGCTAAGGATCCGGAGGTGCTCCAGGGGATAAGGGTGGTGACCCACCCGGAACAGATAATGTATAAGAGTACCGATCCGGTGAAGCTGAGGGTGTACGCCTTCCTTTCAGAGCCATACCGGTATTACAACCGATATGTGGGCACCACCTATGAGCCTAGGGCAGGACATGATATGGTGCGGGAGATAAAGATATTCATTCCGGAATCTTATGACTCTGCAGGTAATATGTACATCATAAAAGCGAGCGATGTTAAGGTCTATCGGATTAGGGGAGGAATAGATTCCGACGGGAGTGATACGGTGAACCATCTTCCTGACTTCACCAACGAGCCAGAGGAAAGGTGGGCTGGTCCTGAACTTGCTCCTACCTCT
This window contains:
- a CDS encoding ATP-binding protein codes for the protein MNIVIASGKGGTGKTLIATSLALSLDEESEFFDCDVEEPNAALFLSPEWKGEEEVNLPIPKVDETKCTHCGICAKLCNYNAIAVFPNKFLLFPELCHGCSLCILGCPEKALTEDKRPIGKIKKGRRDKITFYQGELNVGEAMATPVISALKKKITGDKLAILDAPPGTACPVIETLSGADYAILVTEPTPFGLHDLKLAV
- a CDS encoding zinc ribbon domain-containing protein — translated: MPIYEYRCRNCGKINEFLIGVSEEKQDLRCRFCGGEALERVLSAPTIGRGGERRMPGRTCCGREERCETPPCSSGTCELK
- a CDS encoding DUF89 family protein, whose protein sequence is MKTYSDCIPCLAKQAIRLSRMVGLTTSKEEQVLREVLTTLSRTPYHYPPPYLGREVYRTIKRVSGIYDPYEGKKRLINERIAHLLPRIKLEIEEGDDPFNTALRFAIAGNAIDFGTERKIDFEKELKEAGEKPFVRDESKELKKAIERANTILYLGDNAGETFLDKLFISQFPAGKKVYYGVRGAPIINDATKKDAEVAGISEVAEIVENGSDAPGTILDDCSVEFRDLFDTVDIVIAKGQGNYETLSEVKRDNVFFLLMVKCPVIANDIGCPLGGMVVAKKG
- a CDS encoding radical SAM protein: MGKNVFGPVPSRRLGLSLGVDIIPYKTCSYNCIYCQLKETTDQRIERASFFPVDKILSEVKEAIAKNERIDYITFSGSGEPTLNSDIGRLIAGTKEMTDIKVAVLTNGSLLYRPDVRRDLMKADLVKPSLDAASEKAFRKINRPHPALDLAKIIEGLRKFSEEFTGELYLEIMLVSGINDDDTEIEALTKAIKGMKLTKVQLNTVVRPPCEEEAKPLSEERLSEIKRKLEQETSLPIELIPEFSRKENIAYHEDIEEAIIELLTRRPCGIIEMSYSLGIHLNEVVKYIEVLEREGRIKRRTTPSGKEFYEIA
- a CDS encoding 4Fe-4S binding protein; protein product: MLPSVDKTKCVGCGNCLRVCPARAIKLKEGKAEVDPSLCQGCLLCLAHCPTGAIEAREAKKRTAPPISYREGKGETYELSWELNEIRMRLEGIKRRLALLSQRRR
- a CDS encoding NifB/NifX family molybdenum-iron cluster-binding protein, yielding MRIAITASGPSLDAPLDPRFGRAAYFIIVDPETLEFEAMENPNISAGGGAGIQSAQLIAEKGATILITGNCGPNAFRTLEAAGIKVIIGASGTVRQVVERFRRGELSPTANPNVAGHFGMGGGGFGMGRGMGMGRGMGRGIGMNQPFPPPPPQGLSPEEELRALREQLDILREQLNFITKRIDELTKGRK
- a CDS encoding DUF5320 domain-containing protein, whose protein sequence is MPFGDGTGPWGLGPMTGRAAGYCAGYPYPGYMNPVPGFGRGFFGWGRGRGHRWWYYLTGLPGWARAGWFYPRYPYPPSYPAAPYYPPMSSEDELELLKEQAEFLKREMEAVEKRMEELSREGGK
- a CDS encoding NifB/NifX family molybdenum-iron cluster-binding protein, translated to MKKIAVAISSDEGLESPVSLHFGRCPYYLLAEVEGEDIAKSSIIRNPFYHAHAPGVVPQFIKEQGAEVIIAGGMGGRAIDIFLSLGIEPVTGASGRAVDAISLYLKGGLKGASGCRDGR
- a CDS encoding Mrp/NBP35 family ATP-binding protein, with the translated sequence MNEEREKGRPIAKDEALKENMSRIRHKLIVISGKGGVGKSTVAVNLAYDLSSRGYKVGLLDIDIHGPSIAKMLGIEGRKLLGSPMGGIDPIEVEGIEVVTMGVLIDNPDTPVIWRGPLKYNAIRQFLADINWGELDFLVIDSPPGTGDEPLTICQLIPEASGTIVVTTPQEVALLDSRKAVRFSQTLKVPVIGIIENMSGLTCPHCGKEINLFKTGGGEKAASELGIPFLGRIPIEPEVVEASDEGKPFLASKKKGKAAEKLREVVDNILKELKEEKG